One part of the Halobacteria archaeon AArc-dxtr1 genome encodes these proteins:
- a CDS encoding winged helix-turn-helix domain-containing protein — MAIDRPWMGQQQSARPAELLELLGDEYAREVLEALLAEPRSGSDVAAETSVSKPTAFRRLNRLEEVGLVKSRQAIDLENGQHYREFQPAFDRISVELDGETLTTVVEWSEEAFGGVDSGEQR; from the coding sequence ATGGCAATTGATCGACCATGGATGGGACAGCAACAGAGCGCTCGACCGGCCGAACTACTCGAACTCCTCGGCGACGAGTACGCACGCGAGGTGCTCGAGGCGCTTCTCGCCGAACCCCGGAGCGGCAGCGACGTCGCCGCCGAAACCTCCGTCTCGAAACCGACGGCATTTCGCCGACTTAACCGGCTCGAGGAGGTCGGGCTGGTCAAGAGTCGACAAGCGATCGATCTCGAGAACGGACAGCACTACCGGGAGTTTCAGCCGGCCTTCGATCGAATCTCGGTCGAACTGGACGGAGAGACACTCACCACTGTTGTCGAGTGGTCTGAGGAGGCGTTCGGTGGCGTCGACTCGGGAGAGCAGCGGTAG
- a CDS encoding PHP domain-containing protein — MNAGREVRIDLHTKVLDDRVVERAQAAGLDVVVYAPHFTRLPEIRRQAAAYSTEELLIVPAREVFTGTWRERKHVLALGLSEPVPDFIPLEAAMDEFERQDATVLAPHPEFATVSLTASDLERYTDAIDAIEIFNPKHLPSDNRRARELADRLDLPPFTSSYAHLSSSIGVAHTVFESEIDSEEDLLAALNERTPRRVVHENGLGRWRTTTAELAHLCYENSWEKIDRLFLSGQEPTHPRHIAYDGRFDDVALY, encoded by the coding sequence GTGAACGCGGGACGCGAGGTTCGGATCGATCTCCACACCAAGGTGCTCGACGACCGTGTCGTCGAGCGCGCCCAGGCGGCCGGGCTCGACGTGGTTGTCTATGCCCCCCACTTCACTCGCTTGCCGGAAATCCGCAGACAGGCCGCCGCCTATTCGACCGAGGAGTTGCTGATTGTTCCGGCTCGCGAGGTGTTTACCGGGACGTGGCGCGAGCGAAAGCACGTGCTCGCGCTGGGCCTCTCGGAGCCGGTCCCGGACTTCATCCCGCTGGAGGCCGCAATGGACGAGTTCGAACGCCAGGACGCGACCGTCCTCGCGCCCCACCCCGAGTTCGCCACAGTAAGCCTGACCGCGTCGGATCTCGAACGATACACCGACGCGATCGACGCGATCGAGATCTTCAACCCGAAGCACCTCCCGTCGGACAACCGCCGCGCCCGCGAGCTCGCCGACCGGCTCGATCTGCCGCCGTTTACGTCCTCGTACGCCCATCTATCGAGTTCGATCGGCGTCGCTCACACCGTCTTCGAGAGCGAGATCGACTCGGAAGAAGATCTGCTCGCGGCGCTCAACGAGCGGACGCCGCGCCGAGTCGTCCACGAGAACGGCCTCGGTCGATGGCGGACGACCACGGCGGAGCTCGCACACCTCTGCTACGAAAACTCCTGGGAGAAGATCGATCGGCTGTTTCTCTCCGGGCAGGAGCCGACACACCCCAGACACATCGCCTACGACGGCCGGTTCGACGACGTCGCACTGTACTGA
- a CDS encoding DUF2892 domain-containing protein codes for MERNVCGVERGLRIVVGIALLGLGGAALGGLLTLAGGTTGLVLAGGAALVGAILLTTGAVRICPINAALGIDTCAERAEEREVGIEG; via the coding sequence ATGGAGAGAAACGTCTGTGGAGTCGAACGCGGTCTACGTATCGTCGTCGGAATCGCCCTTCTCGGCCTTGGAGGCGCCGCACTCGGTGGGCTGCTCACCTTAGCAGGTGGCACGACCGGTCTCGTTCTCGCCGGTGGCGCAGCCCTCGTCGGTGCGATCTTGCTCACGACGGGTGCCGTCCGGATCTGTCCCATCAACGCCGCACTGGGAATCGACACCTGTGCGGAGCGGGCCGAAGAACGGGAGGTCGGCATCGAGGGCTAA
- a CDS encoding Mut7-C RNAse domain-containing protein translates to MRLLVDLMCGGIVSYLRMCGHDTVYAGDRGVEADDAVLELARHANRTIVTRDVALANRAERTDGAICLESRDVEAQLRELAAAGVDLELDAEPTYCGSCNGRLERVEGTDPLPEYVPDSLESAIWRCQDCGQYFWRGSHWDRVRETLSRVRTGVDRSRDGPTR, encoded by the coding sequence ATGCGCCTGCTCGTCGATCTGATGTGTGGCGGTATCGTCTCCTACCTGCGGATGTGTGGTCACGATACGGTCTACGCCGGCGACCGCGGAGTCGAGGCCGATGACGCCGTTCTCGAACTTGCACGCCACGCGAATCGAACGATCGTCACCCGAGACGTCGCGCTCGCGAACCGAGCCGAGCGCACGGACGGAGCGATCTGCCTCGAATCACGGGACGTTGAGGCCCAACTTCGAGAGCTCGCGGCGGCTGGCGTCGACCTCGAACTCGACGCCGAGCCCACCTATTGTGGGTCGTGTAACGGGCGTCTCGAGCGCGTGGAGGGAACCGATCCACTACCAGAGTACGTTCCCGATTCCCTCGAATCGGCCATCTGGCGGTGTCAAGACTGCGGGCAGTACTTCTGGAGGGGGAGTCACTGGGATCGCGTCCGGGAGACGCTCTCGCGGGTTCGAACAGGCGTGGATCGATCGCGGGACGGTCCCACCCGGTGA
- a CDS encoding helix-hairpin-helix domain-containing protein yields MATNAELAARFEEFADLLEADDVAYKPRAYRRAAENVRAHPIPIANRIDAGDEDAVSDIEGVGDAISAKIVEYVETGGIEELEELRAELPVDMAALTRVEGVGPKTVGTLYRELGIETIDELEAAAEAGDIQEVKGFGAKTEQNILENVEFARTVGERQLLGEARPLADDVLDYLESREPVERAEVAGSIRRWRETIGDVDVLAATADGEAAVDAFLEWESIDDEIESGPAKASVRVGEVRVDLRVVDPTEFGSALQYFTGSKDHNVRLRNYAIDRRMKLNEYGAFDVSEVRRASESRMESRGETEAAADPGDGPVGGDQRAGKRVAGETEEGMYEALDLPWIPPELREDRGEIDAAAAGELPDLLTREAVRGDLHTHTEWSDGNNTIDEMVAAADDLGYDYYCVADHAEGPGVVGGMGLTPAEIIEQVEAIREVDAAADPAVLAGIEANVDADGEIGLPEAVIEALDLIVASPHSALDQDASTATERLVRAVENPAVDVLGHPSGRLLNQRSGLDFDVHEVARAAADAGTALEVNGNPHRLDLWGGAVQAAIEEGATIAVNTDAHRPATLEYMRWGVHTARRGWAESADVINAWEEDELRAFLH; encoded by the coding sequence ATGGCGACGAACGCCGAGCTCGCGGCCCGATTCGAGGAGTTCGCCGACTTACTCGAGGCCGACGACGTCGCGTACAAGCCCCGCGCCTACCGCCGGGCAGCCGAGAACGTCCGCGCCCACCCCATCCCGATCGCCAACCGAATCGACGCCGGTGACGAAGATGCCGTCTCCGATATCGAGGGTGTCGGCGACGCCATCTCTGCGAAGATCGTCGAGTACGTCGAAACCGGCGGGATCGAGGAACTCGAAGAACTGCGCGCGGAGCTGCCCGTCGACATGGCCGCGCTCACTCGCGTCGAGGGTGTCGGCCCCAAGACCGTCGGCACGCTCTATCGCGAGCTCGGGATCGAGACGATAGACGAGCTCGAAGCTGCCGCCGAGGCCGGCGACATTCAAGAGGTGAAGGGCTTCGGCGCGAAGACCGAGCAGAACATCCTAGAGAACGTCGAGTTCGCCCGGACGGTCGGCGAACGCCAGCTGCTGGGCGAGGCCCGGCCACTCGCTGACGACGTCCTCGACTACCTCGAGTCGCGCGAGCCGGTCGAGCGCGCCGAGGTCGCCGGCTCGATCCGGCGGTGGCGCGAGACGATCGGCGACGTCGACGTTTTAGCCGCCACCGCCGACGGTGAGGCCGCCGTCGACGCCTTTCTGGAGTGGGAATCGATCGACGACGAGATCGAGTCCGGGCCCGCCAAAGCGAGCGTCCGCGTCGGCGAGGTCCGGGTCGATCTGCGGGTTGTCGACCCCACGGAGTTCGGCTCGGCGCTACAGTACTTTACGGGGAGCAAAGACCACAACGTCCGGCTGCGCAACTACGCGATTGACCGCAGGATGAAGTTAAACGAGTACGGTGCCTTCGACGTCAGCGAGGTACGACGCGCCTCGGAGAGCCGGATGGAGTCCCGCGGTGAGACCGAGGCCGCCGCCGACCCCGGCGACGGCCCTGTCGGCGGCGACCAGCGCGCCGGCAAACGTGTCGCCGGCGAGACTGAGGAGGGAATGTACGAGGCGCTCGACCTCCCCTGGATCCCACCGGAGCTACGCGAAGATCGCGGTGAGATCGACGCTGCAGCTGCAGGCGAGCTTCCCGACCTGCTCACCCGCGAGGCCGTACGGGGCGATCTGCACACCCATACCGAGTGGTCGGACGGCAACAACACGATCGACGAGATGGTCGCAGCCGCCGACGACCTCGGCTACGACTACTACTGCGTCGCAGACCACGCCGAGGGTCCCGGCGTCGTCGGCGGAATGGGACTCACCCCCGCCGAGATCATAGAACAGGTCGAAGCGATCCGCGAGGTCGACGCTGCCGCCGACCCCGCCGTACTCGCGGGAATCGAGGCCAACGTCGACGCCGACGGCGAGATCGGGCTCCCCGAGGCGGTGATCGAGGCGCTCGACCTGATCGTCGCCTCGCCCCACAGCGCGCTCGACCAGGACGCCTCGACCGCGACCGAGCGCCTCGTTCGCGCCGTCGAGAACCCGGCCGTCGACGTGCTCGGCCACCCGAGCGGGCGGCTGTTGAACCAGCGTTCCGGGCTCGACTTCGACGTCCACGAGGTCGCGCGGGCGGCCGCCGACGCCGGGACCGCACTGGAGGTAAACGGTAACCCCCACCGGCTCGACCTCTGGGGCGGTGCCGTCCAGGCGGCGATCGAAGAGGGGGCGACGATTGCGGTCAACACCGACGCTCATCGCCCCGCTACGCTCGAGTACATGCGGTGGGGCGTCCACACGGCCCGTCGCGGTTGGGCCGAGTCCGCGGACGTGATCAACGCCTGGGAGGAAGACGAGTTGCGCGCGTTCTTGCACTGA
- a CDS encoding DUF5788 family protein, with protein MQAYERKQLLERVERESATVGADIPETITVQGEEIDLREFVFEIKRRETIPSGERERVERAKRNLRRERRERLDRIEEADIDFETGEELARTIVGIDRALNALQQLGPTDLEREQQAKQAADTKRWMSFLKQALGRDESASSRGGR; from the coding sequence GTGCAAGCGTACGAGCGAAAGCAGCTGCTCGAGCGCGTCGAACGCGAGAGCGCGACCGTCGGCGCAGACATCCCTGAGACCATCACCGTCCAGGGCGAGGAGATCGATCTCCGGGAGTTCGTCTTCGAGATCAAGCGCCGGGAGACGATCCCGTCAGGCGAGCGCGAGCGCGTCGAGCGCGCAAAGCGGAACCTGCGCCGCGAGCGCCGCGAACGTCTCGACCGGATCGAGGAGGCCGACATCGACTTCGAGACGGGCGAAGAACTTGCCCGGACCATCGTAGGCATCGATCGAGCATTAAACGCCCTCCAGCAGCTCGGTCCGACCGATCTCGAACGCGAACAGCAGGCCAAACAGGCCGCAGACACCAAGCGCTGGATGTCCTTTTTAAAACAGGCGCTTGGTCGAGACGAGAGTGCCTCTTCGCGGGGAGGGCGCTGA
- a CDS encoding rhomboid family intramembrane serine protease gives MATCDVCGAPESMPYNCRHCGGTHCAEHRLPENHDCSGLHNWNDPQGVFDSGFDERVNPGSEASTREKVASKIPLDTGPGGPLAYFRGNMTYTVLALMWLAMLGQFIAYTVGGRGLHDTLFVLSSQNPEYVWTWITSIFAHSPFFMPIQDGGGSILHIVFNSIVIFFFGPLVERYIGSRDFVILFLVSGALAGLGQLATVQLFGDPAIPSSVLGASGAALAILGVVTILNPDLRVYLFFVLAMPIWVIAAGTAAISALAIILGSPGGGGIAHGAHLVGLLVGLAYGKYLERTRNIRTPNQLRMGGGGPGGPGGGRRRF, from the coding sequence ATGGCGACCTGCGACGTGTGTGGGGCACCGGAGAGTATGCCGTACAACTGCCGCCACTGCGGCGGGACGCACTGCGCAGAGCACCGGTTGCCCGAAAACCACGACTGTTCGGGACTACACAACTGGAACGATCCGCAGGGCGTCTTCGACAGCGGCTTCGACGAGCGCGTCAATCCGGGGTCGGAGGCGTCGACGCGCGAGAAGGTCGCGTCGAAGATCCCACTCGACACCGGACCGGGCGGTCCGCTCGCGTACTTCCGCGGGAACATGACCTACACCGTTCTCGCACTGATGTGGCTGGCGATGCTTGGCCAGTTCATCGCGTATACGGTGGGGGGCAGGGGCCTTCACGACACACTGTTCGTCCTTTCGTCGCAAAATCCGGAGTACGTGTGGACGTGGATAACGTCGATTTTCGCCCACAGCCCGTTCTTTATGCCGATCCAGGACGGCGGCGGCTCCATCTTGCACATCGTCTTTAACAGTATCGTGATTTTCTTCTTCGGCCCGCTGGTAGAACGATATATCGGATCACGCGACTTCGTGATCCTGTTTCTCGTCAGCGGGGCGCTTGCAGGACTCGGACAACTCGCCACGGTACAACTCTTTGGCGACCCCGCTATTCCCTCGAGCGTCCTCGGTGCCAGTGGTGCCGCACTGGCGATCCTGGGCGTCGTGACGATTCTAAACCCCGACCTTCGGGTCTACCTGTTTTTCGTTCTCGCGATGCCGATCTGGGTCATCGCCGCAGGAACCGCCGCGATCAGCGCTCTAGCGATTATCCTCGGCTCCCCGGGTGGCGGGGGGATCGCCCACGGTGCACACCTCGTCGGCTTACTCGTGGGGCTCGCCTACGGAAAGTACCTCGAACGCACGCGGAACATCCGCACACCAAACCAGCTACGAATGGGTGGAGGCGGTCCCGGCGGACCAGGTGGCGGCCGCCGCCGGTTCTAA
- a CDS encoding endonuclease V → MEALQREITGAATFADDHGFDPTALANPLAASAGGEAPIVAGVDQSFLQASEEGHDRALSAVVAMQAGDVIERVYAVTPLEIPYIPGLLAFREGRPILEAVGNLSVEPDLYCFDGSGRIHFRQAGIATHVGVLFDAPSVGIAKSLLCGTPVGDLETLPTGTRVPIESNARVDAPDGTVLGYAVQTKQYDSPNRHINPLYVSPGHRVSAETAADVALELAAGYKLPEPVRLADAYAEEAKANVEIQ, encoded by the coding sequence ATGGAAGCGCTCCAGCGCGAAATCACCGGAGCCGCGACGTTCGCAGACGACCACGGGTTCGATCCGACCGCCCTCGCGAACCCGCTGGCCGCGAGCGCGGGCGGCGAGGCGCCGATCGTCGCGGGCGTCGACCAATCGTTTCTCCAAGCGTCCGAAGAAGGGCACGACCGCGCACTAAGCGCCGTCGTCGCGATGCAGGCGGGCGACGTTATCGAACGCGTCTACGCCGTCACACCGCTCGAGATCCCCTATATTCCGGGGCTGCTGGCGTTTCGCGAGGGGCGTCCGATTCTCGAAGCAGTGGGGAACCTCTCGGTCGAGCCGGACCTCTACTGCTTCGACGGCAGCGGTCGGATCCACTTCCGGCAGGCCGGAATCGCGACCCACGTAGGGGTGCTCTTCGACGCCCCGAGCGTCGGCATCGCCAAGAGCCTGCTGTGTGGGACGCCTGTCGGCGACCTCGAGACCCTCCCGACGGGAACGCGGGTTCCCATCGAGTCGAACGCCCGCGTCGACGCCCCCGATGGAACGGTACTCGGCTACGCCGTCCAGACGAAGCAGTACGACTCGCCGAACCGGCACATCAACCCACTGTACGTCAGCCCAGGCCACCGCGTAAGCGCCGAAACGGCGGCCGACGTCGCCCTCGAACTGGCGGCCGGGTACAAGCTTCCAGAGCCGGTCCGGCTTGCTGACGCCTACGCTGAGGAGGCGAAGGCGAACGTAGAGATCCAGTAA
- a CDS encoding SDR family oxidoreductase: protein MSIAEDLEEPADADGSSRTERAGSEARATGPETGQAHGDRDDQLTRKRCVLITGCSSGIGRATALAFLEENWQVIATARNIDDIAELAEAGCTTLELDVTEPDQVADVVERTVEIGGAIDCLVNNAGYAQMGPLEDVSTRDLNRQFDVNVYGPHRLSRAAIPHMRAQGEGRIVNVSSVIGRVSFAGAGAYAGSKHALEAMSDALRTEVDQFGVEVVLIEPGPVETEFVERVDEEMPDGDRTPAYENLYELYEEAQLVGGGGPLASPPSEIAAAIVHAATCPEPPARYPVGPLATFGSYARYLPDSVRDAAYGVLRKLA, encoded by the coding sequence ATGTCCATCGCTGAGGACCTCGAGGAACCCGCCGACGCCGACGGCTCGAGTCGGACCGAGCGTGCCGGATCCGAGGCGCGAGCGACCGGCCCAGAAACCGGGCAAGCACACGGTGACCGGGACGATCAACTGACCCGAAAGCGCTGCGTCCTCATCACCGGCTGTTCGTCCGGAATCGGCCGGGCAACCGCACTGGCCTTTCTCGAGGAGAACTGGCAGGTGATCGCGACCGCCCGAAACATCGACGATATCGCCGAACTCGCGGAGGCGGGCTGTACGACGCTCGAACTCGACGTCACGGAGCCCGACCAGGTCGCAGACGTCGTCGAGCGAACCGTCGAAATCGGCGGTGCGATCGACTGCCTGGTAAATAACGCGGGCTACGCCCAGATGGGGCCCTTAGAGGACGTCTCCACGCGCGACCTCAACCGGCAGTTCGACGTGAACGTCTACGGCCCACACCGGCTCTCTCGGGCCGCGATCCCGCATATGCGCGCCCAGGGCGAGGGACGGATCGTCAACGTCTCGAGCGTCATCGGGCGGGTCTCCTTTGCGGGTGCCGGCGCCTACGCGGGCTCGAAGCACGCCCTGGAGGCGATGAGCGACGCGTTGCGAACCGAGGTCGACCAGTTCGGCGTCGAGGTCGTCCTCATCGAACCGGGGCCAGTCGAGACCGAATTCGTCGAGCGCGTCGACGAGGAGATGCCCGACGGCGATCGGACGCCGGCCTATGAGAACCTCTACGAGCTCTACGAGGAGGCCCAACTGGTCGGCGGCGGCGGACCGCTCGCAAGTCCTCCCTCCGAGATCGCAGCGGCAATCGTCCACGCGGCGACCTGTCCGGAGCCGCCCGCCCGGTATCCCGTTGGCCCGCTCGCAACGTTTGGCTCCTACGCGCGATACCTGCCCGACAGCGTCCGCGACGCCGCCTACGGCGTCCTACGGAAACTGGCATGA
- a CDS encoding DUF4147 domain-containing protein, whose product MSADGPQDTSLGYFDRIGRTPTDAHETALACLEAGIDAALPERVVEQTCSVRDGLLRIDDGEGREYTLGAYDRVVVVGGGKAGTGVATGLAGLLGNQIDDGVVISTPRDRDEGSGDGGKEAAAVDDPGAVRIREGDHPTPTPRNVEATAELLELVDDADENTLVLAVITGGASALLCAPAADLSLADLRETTDALLESGASIDEINAVRKHCSAIKGGQLAQRCAPATVCTLALSDVVGDDRSVIGSGPTVPDRSTYADALAVVGRYDLRDRLPDAVVAHLEAGAAGERAETPTTIEAGSEGNGAETYHLLAGSRTAIDAAREVAAERGYETLVLSSRLRGEAREVGRMQAAIAEEMSATGDPISPPAVVLSGGEVTVTVAGEGGAGGPNQELALAAGIEFAAGGTDAVLASVDTDGIDGPSTAAGAIVDRETVADAGAATEALDANDVTGVLEAWNALLEPGYTGTNVNDLRALVVPAQVE is encoded by the coding sequence ATGAGCGCCGACGGACCGCAGGACACATCACTCGGATACTTCGACCGAATAGGACGGACACCGACGGACGCCCACGAGACTGCCCTGGCCTGTCTCGAGGCAGGGATCGACGCCGCACTCCCCGAACGCGTCGTCGAACAAACCTGTTCGGTTCGGGACGGCCTCCTTCGGATCGACGACGGCGAGGGGCGAGAGTACACCCTGGGAGCGTACGATCGCGTTGTCGTCGTCGGTGGCGGGAAAGCCGGCACTGGCGTCGCAACCGGACTCGCTGGTCTGCTCGGGAATCAGATCGACGACGGTGTCGTGATCTCGACGCCGAGAGACCGGGACGAGGGTAGTGGAGATGGAGGCAAAGAGGCGGCTGCGGTCGACGACCCGGGGGCGGTGCGGATCCGCGAGGGAGACCACCCGACGCCGACGCCGCGAAACGTTGAGGCAACAGCAGAGCTGCTCGAACTCGTAGACGATGCCGACGAGAACACGCTCGTGCTGGCGGTCATTACGGGCGGCGCGAGCGCGCTGCTCTGTGCGCCCGCGGCGGACCTTTCGCTCGCTGATCTGCGAGAAACCACCGACGCGCTCCTCGAGTCGGGCGCGTCGATCGACGAGATCAACGCGGTCCGCAAGCACTGCTCGGCGATCAAGGGTGGGCAACTCGCACAGCGCTGTGCACCAGCGACGGTCTGTACGCTCGCGCTCTCGGACGTCGTCGGCGACGACCGATCGGTGATCGGCAGCGGGCCGACCGTCCCCGACAGAAGCACCTACGCAGACGCGCTCGCTGTCGTCGGCCGATACGACCTTCGAGACCGGCTTCCGGACGCGGTCGTTGCCCACCTCGAAGCGGGAGCCGCCGGCGAGCGCGCGGAGACGCCGACGACGATCGAAGCAGGAAGCGAGGGAAACGGTGCCGAAACCTACCACCTGCTCGCGGGGAGTCGAACCGCGATCGACGCCGCCCGCGAGGTGGCGGCCGAACGCGGCTACGAGACGCTGGTGCTCTCGAGTCGGCTCCGGGGCGAAGCGCGAGAGGTCGGCCGGATGCAGGCGGCGATCGCCGAAGAGATGAGTGCGACAGGCGACCCAATTTCGCCGCCCGCAGTCGTCCTCTCTGGCGGCGAGGTGACCGTCACCGTCGCAGGCGAGGGTGGCGCCGGCGGCCCGAACCAAGAGCTCGCGCTCGCGGCCGGAATCGAGTTCGCAGCGGGCGGGACCGACGCCGTCCTCGCGAGCGTCGATACGGACGGGATCGACGGGCCGAGCACGGCCGCGGGAGCGATAGTCGATCGCGAGACGGTCGCCGACGCGGGGGCTGCGACGGAGGCGCTCGACGCGAACGACGTCACAGGGGTCCTCGAGGCGTGGAACGCGCTGCTCGAGCCGGGATACACGGGGACGAACGTCAACGATCTGCGTGCGCTGGTGGTACCAGCGCAAGTGGAGTAA
- a CDS encoding PPOX class F420-dependent oxidoreductase, protein MTSIPDDFQELFEKQTFAHVATLLPGGAPHVTPVWIDYDADTGRVLVNTERERRKAKNAAGDDRIAVSMTDPDNPYRMLSITGTVDEITTENAREHIDQLARRYTGEDEYTIPIQSERVIIAIRPEEVRTYEE, encoded by the coding sequence ATGACGTCGATCCCAGATGACTTCCAGGAGCTGTTCGAGAAACAAACGTTCGCCCACGTCGCGACGCTGTTGCCCGGCGGCGCACCCCACGTGACGCCGGTCTGGATCGACTACGATGCCGACACAGGTCGGGTGCTGGTAAACACCGAGCGCGAGCGTCGAAAGGCAAAAAACGCCGCGGGCGACGACCGGATCGCCGTCAGCATGACCGACCCGGACAACCCCTATCGGATGCTCTCGATCACCGGCACGGTCGACGAGATCACCACCGAAAACGCCCGCGAACACATCGACCAACTCGCCAGGCGCTATACGGGCGAAGACGAGTATACGATCCCGATCCAGAGCGAACGCGTCATCATCGCGATCCGTCCCGAGGAGGTCCGAACGTACGAAGAGTAG
- a CDS encoding arsenical pump-driving ATPase GET3: MSGLDVDPIEDTGGDSADDGDHTIEVTPTGSATDDERETIDVEPGEDSDDGPEYVLYGGKGGVGKTTMAAATALDSARRGVRTLVVSTDPAHSLSDTLLVDVPARPARIREDIPLYAAEIDPEAALEDGAAVFSAMGGADEAGDDPYGGGRAGANVGADPAGGAGGPGADALGADGPLGGMEDLLGGDSPMEALFGGAMPGADEAAAMQLLLEYLDDDRFDRVIVDTAPTGHTLRLLQLPEIMDSMVGRMLTLRQRIGGMMEGLKGLFGGGPAEQEAGLEDLEELRERIERLRAALRDPERTDFRIVMVPEEMSVFESKRLRQQLREFEIPVGTIVVNRVMEPLSDVTDDVADDAFLEPNLDDCAFCQRRWDVQQRALTEAQELFRGTDVRRVPLLAEEVRGEESLAIVAACVR; this comes from the coding sequence ATGAGTGGACTCGACGTCGATCCGATCGAAGACACGGGCGGCGACAGCGCCGACGACGGGGACCACACGATCGAGGTGACGCCGACGGGCTCCGCCACGGACGACGAGCGCGAGACGATCGACGTCGAGCCAGGCGAAGACTCGGATGACGGACCCGAGTACGTCCTCTACGGCGGCAAGGGTGGCGTCGGCAAGACGACGATGGCGGCGGCAACGGCGCTCGACAGCGCCCGGCGGGGCGTTCGGACGCTCGTGGTCTCGACGGACCCCGCCCACTCGCTGTCGGATACTCTTCTCGTCGACGTGCCGGCCCGACCGGCGCGGATCCGCGAGGATATTCCGTTGTATGCCGCCGAGATCGACCCCGAGGCGGCGCTCGAGGACGGCGCTGCGGTCTTCTCCGCGATGGGTGGGGCCGACGAGGCCGGCGACGACCCGTACGGGGGCGGCCGAGCCGGCGCGAACGTAGGGGCCGATCCAGCGGGCGGTGCTGGGGGTCCCGGCGCGGACGCCCTCGGCGCCGATGGTCCTCTCGGCGGGATGGAGGACCTGCTGGGCGGCGACTCGCCGATGGAGGCGCTATTCGGCGGGGCGATGCCCGGCGCCGACGAGGCTGCCGCGATGCAGCTCCTCCTCGAATATCTGGACGACGACCGGTTCGATCGCGTGATCGTCGACACCGCCCCTACGGGTCACACCCTCCGGCTGCTCCAGCTGCCGGAGATCATGGACTCGATGGTCGGACGGATGCTGACGCTGCGCCAGCGAATCGGCGGGATGATGGAGGGGTTGAAGGGCCTGTTTGGTGGCGGGCCGGCCGAGCAAGAAGCGGGGCTCGAGGATCTCGAGGAGCTTCGCGAGCGTATCGAGCGCCTCCGGGCTGCGCTCCGCGATCCCGAGCGCACCGACTTCCGGATCGTTATGGTGCCAGAGGAGATGAGCGTCTTCGAGTCCAAACGCCTCCGCCAGCAGCTCCGCGAGTTCGAAATTCCGGTCGGAACGATCGTCGTCAACCGGGTGATGGAGCCGCTTTCGGACGTCACCGACGACGTCGCGGACGACGCCTTCCTCGAGCCGAATCTCGACGACTGCGCGTTCTGTCAGCGCCGCTGGGACGTCCAGCAGCGGGCGCTGACCGAGGCCCAGGAGCTCTTTCGGGGAACCGACGTCAGGCGTGTCCCCCTGTTGGCCGAGGAGGTCCGCGGCGAGGAGTCGCTCGCGATCGTTGCAGCCTGCGTGCGGTGA